The Larimichthys crocea isolate SSNF chromosome I, L_crocea_2.0, whole genome shotgun sequence genomic interval GCATGTGGAGCTCTTGCAGAAGAAGTTCGAGGAGTTCCAGACAGATTTGGCTGCCCACGAGGAACGTGTGAATGAGGTGAACCAGCTGGCAGCCAAGCTCATCCAGGAGGCTCATCCTGAGGCCGAGCTCATAGTTCGCAAGCAGGACGAGGTCAATGCAGCCTGGCAGCGCCTGAAGGGCCTGGCCCAGCAGAGGCAGGGCAAGCTGTTTGGGGCTGCTGAGGTGCAGCGCTTCAACAGGTAAACATCAGAGCAACATGTGGACAGCCTTTGTTCTTTCTGCATGCTAATTGTGTTAAATACAAACCTGTGTGTTTGATTCCAACAATAGGGATGTGGATGAGACCATCAGTTGGATCAAGGAGAAGGAGCAGTTGATGGCCTCTGATGACTTTGGTCGTGATTTGGCCAGTGTGCAGGCTCTGCTCCGCAAACATGAGGGTCTGGAGAGAGACCTGGCTGCTCTGGAAGATAAGGCAAGAAGACACAGAACATTTATACAAAACAGTCATGACGTTTAAAAAACTTGATTCTTAATGTGTCTCccatttttccttttctttcaaTCAGGTCAACACATTGGGCGGTGATGCTGAGCGCCTGCAGCAGACACATCCCCAAAATGCCTCCCAGATCCATCTGAAGAAGGATGAACTCATCACCAACTGGGAACAGATCCGCACTCTGGCTGCTGAACGCCACGCCCGCCTGAACGACTCCTACCAGTAAACACTAAACACAACTGTCTGCTGAGCCACGACTCAAATATATGATACATCAAATATGctgctaatgttttttttatttagaatatgAAGAGCTCTGTGAGTATACAGGGCTGCACCAGAGTGCCATTCATTCTTCACAGTCTGCTCACTCCTGCCCTCTTGTGAACGTCTCTTTTAGCCTGCAGCGTTTCACCGCAGACTTCAGGGATCTGACCAGCTGGGTAACAGAGATGAAAGCCCTGATCAATGCTGACGAACTGGCCAATGATGTGGCTGGAGCTGAGGCTCTGCTCGACCGCCACCAGGAGCATAAGGTAAACCATGTGACCATTTTAGCTTtgtccttttttccttttttaaaaagttgaatacaaaataaaatgaataaaacattaatttcacATGTTCTCTTTTGTTTCACAGGGAGAGATCGATGCCCATGAAGACAGCTTTAGAGCCACCGATGAAGGTGGCCAGGCCTTGCTCAATACAGGACACTATGCCTCTGAGGAGGTCAAGGAAAAGGTAGAACAGCATCCAGACTgtacttttattcttttgtgtGATATTCTTTTCCTGTATCTACGGCAGCACACCACCATGTAccatgttttaacatttaacatgttttaatggtGTGTTGTGTTCTTTGTGTAGTTGGGCATCCTCTCTGAGGAGAAGGAGTCTCTGCTGGAGCTGTGGGAGGTTCGCAGACAGCAGTATGAGCAGTGCATGGACCTGCAGCTCTTCTACAGGGATACTGAGCAAGTTGACAACTGGATGAGCAAACAAGAGGTAACCTGACCGATGCGTTTCTTCAGGGAAGAATTACCTCAATGTGTGTGTAGTTGATGTAAAGTGCCAgtttttaacactgtgtgttcatggtacAGGCTTTTCTCCTTAATGAAGACCTTGGTGACTCCCTGGACAGTGTAGAGGCACTGCTGAAGAAACATGAGGACTTTGAGAAGTCACTCAGTGCCCAGGAAGAGAAGATCACTGTAAGTTCCTACAGTGTGTCCACAATTCATTTTTACAGTCACAGCCAGATTTTTTGCACTTGTTTCTAGTTTTCTGCTGTAATGAAATGGGACACACTTTGAATGTATTGGTGTTGTACATCTCTAGGCCCTGGATGAGTTCGCCACCAAACTAATCCAGAACAACCACTATGCCAAAGAGGACGTGGCTACCCGCAGAGATGCTGTAAGTACCACTATCTGCTTTGTATAAACCACCTTTTAAATATGAGCCCTGATGGCTGAAGCAGCAGGACTTTATTTCTCTCAGTATGAGCTCAGCAATAACACACATTCTCTTCTTCTGCACATTCATAGCTGCTCAGCCGCCGCAACGCCCTGCATGAGCGTGCTCAGTCTCGTCGCGCTGCCTTGGAGGACTCTTTCCACTTGCAGCAGTTCTTCAGGGACTCAGATGAGCTCAAGAGCTGGATCAACGAGAAGATGAAGACGGCCACAGATGAGGCTTACAAAGATCCCTCCAACCTGCAAGGCAAGGTGCAGAAACACCAGGCTTTTGAAGCCGAGCTGTCGGCAAATCAAAGTCGCATTGACGCTCTGCAGAAGTCTGGCCAGGAGCTGCTGGATGGAAAGCATTATGCCTCCACTGAGGTGGCTGGCCGCATGGAGGAGGTCAGCTCCCAGTGGAAGAAACTGCTGGAGGCCACTGAGCTCAAAGGTACTGAACATATAAACCTGTAACATCTAAAAATAGATGCTGAAGTACTGACTTAAAGAATAACATAAATATCCAAGAATAAATCTTACTGATGGTAAGAGGACAGTCTGAACTGAGTTTTGATTGTAACTtacttccattttattttaggcATCAAGCTCCGTGAGgccaaccagcagcagcagtttaacAGGAACGTTGAGGACATTGAGCTGTGGCTGTATGAGGTTGAGGGCCACCTTGCTTCAGACGACTATGGAAAAGACCTAACAAGTGTCCAGAACCTGCAGAAGAAACATGCACTGCTGGAGGCTGACGTGGCTGCTCACCAGGTACCCAACGCTAGATACACATCATGAAAGCATACCTTAATACAAACATATGCTAGCGAAATAGCAACTGTATGAATTCTACTCTCTCAGGATCGCATCGATGGAATAACAATCCAGGCTCGCCAGTTCCAAGAGGCTGGACACTTTGATGCTGACAACATCCGCAAGAAACAGGAGGCCTTAGTGTCACGTTACGAAGCACTGCGCGAGCCGATGGCTGCACGCAAGCAGAAACTGTCCGACTCTCTCAGGCTCCAGCAACTGTTCAGAGACGTTGAGGATGAGGAGACTTGGATCCGTGAGAAAGAGCCCATTGCTGCCTCCACTAACAGAGGTAAAAGTTAGTGTGGTCAGCAGCCAGGCCactatactgtactatataATGTAACCCTTGGTTGACCCTTGGTTGAAGACATATAGTCTTCCAAATGGACAGTTTACATAAGTAGTGAAGTTGGAAGCTGCTTCAGTTTGAGTTGAAGCACACCACCATGAGATAGTTCAGATGACTGATTGAAGTTCTAAAAGAAGTCTCTCTTGGTGTTTTTTCTCAGGCAAAGACCTGATTGGTGTCCAGAACTTGCTGAAGAAGCACCAGGCCCTGCAGGCCGAGATCACCGGTCATGAGCCTCGCATTAAGGCTGTCTCCCAGAAAGGAGAGGCCATGGTGGAAGAAGGTATTCATTGAAATTCTtctccttgtttgttttcttctataAGATGATTGTAACATTAACCAGTGttcaaaattcattcattcatgtgtgcTCTCAGGACACTTTGCTGGTGAGGATGTGAAAGCTAAGCTGGCTGAACTGCATGGTCGCTGGGACACACTGAAGGCTAAGGCATCGCAGAGGAGACAAGATCTGGAGGACTCTTTGCAGGCCCAGCAGTACTTTGCTGATGCCAATGAGGCTGAGTCTTGGATGAGGGAGAAGGAGCCCATCGTGGGAAGCCCAGACTACGGCAAAGATGAGGACTCTGCTGAGGTACGTGAACGGAGGAGTTTAGAGGACGTTGTTATCAGTTTGTTCCGTTTGCTATTTGAGTATAAAGTATGTATTATGTGTTgatctttttgtgtttccacaGGCTCTGCTGAAGAAGCATGAGGCCTTGATGTCTGACCTTAGTGCCTATGGCAGCAGCATCCAGTCCCTGAAGGAACAGGCCCAGTCCTGCAGGGTAAAAAACAATCCCTCCTCGCAGCTCATGCTTCAGCTCAATATTTAATACACAATGAAGCTTCTGATCTCTAGTCTGTTTTTGATTTCTCAAATAACCAAACTGTGTTCAGTTGAAGCAGAGAGCTCAAATTAGTGACTCACAATGTTTGTTTAACTGAACAGCAACAAGTCGCACCAACTGATGATGAGACTGGGAAGGAGCTGGTTCTTGCCTTGTATGACTACCAGGAGAAGAGTCCCCGTGAGGTTACCATGAAGAAGGGAGACATCCTCACCCTGCTCAACAGCACCAACAAGGTACAGCTGAAATCAGCTCAGTGTACTACACACAACAGTGAAACTGGACTTCTGACCCGCTGAATCAATGCCAAATCAGAGATTTGAGAGGAGaagattaaatgaaattaatattaTGGACGTACACTTCATGTAATTTATTTAATGGTTTGTCAGTcgtgataataataaataatggacTAATAATTGTCAACCTTCAGCAAATAGCTGTTCAAGAGATTGAAGATGATTCTGTGCAACTAACATACTGTGTGACTTACTGTGTGACTTACTGTGTGACAGATGAGACTGAAGGCTGGTACAatccatttttttaatgaaactaaTTAAGCTTTGCAAATGCATCATTGTTTTGAGGATAAGGCTTTCAGTATTTTTGTTCATGTCAACAAATACCATGCACACTTCATCTCTCAATACTTTGTCAATCATTTTCAATAGATAAAGTGCAGTAAACAAGCAAAATGGACTTTGATCAGAAAATATCTCACATGCTGATattcctccatcttcctctcctctcttcactgcTGCAGGACTGGTGGAAGGTGGAGGTGAACGATCGCCAGGGCTTTGTTCCTGCTGCTTATGTGAAGAAGCTCGACCCTACCCAGTCCTCTTCCAgggagaacctgctggatgagcACGGCAGCATTGCACTGCGTCAAGACCAGATTGAGAATCAGTAAGAAACCCTCACATCATCTCTGCAGTGGAATGTAGTTTACTAactcatttcctctttcctaCTAGATTTGTAGTAGAAGTATTCCTCTGAAGTATTTTTTGGgtcttttctctgctctttaaCCCCTTTACTTCCATCGAATCACATCTTCAGCTCAGTTTCTTTTAACACTTATTGCCCCTggcctctttctctgtctcttctgctgTCCTCTTGCTGTATTTAACAACTTAATCTTGTCTTGCTGTGCGTTCGCCTCGCCTTGCCACTGAGCAGGCTTGTCACCAAGGAGGcctgcagtgtgtctgtgcgcATGAAGCAGGTGGAAGAGCTGTGAGTAGGAACCAGCGTCCCTCTGCGTGTTCTTGTGATCGTGATACCACTAATATCATCGGCTGTTTTTACATCCCTCCCAACCCTCCTGTTGTGTGATACTGTGTCTTCTTCACCCTCGTCTTCTATTCACTGCAGGGATAGAAGTACCTTTGGTGCACACTTTTCACGTCCTTCTCATCCCAGGCTTACCTATGGATGTTCATTTCTAATTTTCTGTGGCATCATAagctgttttgatttatttttgtatttattttattgtctgaGGCTCAAGGTTCTAATTAGAGAAATTAGCTTTAATAACTTGATAAAACTCTGCTGATCCTACTGGCTCCAGGATACAGGATTGAAATCTGCTGGGTTATACGTTGATCAAAGAAATTTTGTTTAACATAAAGATGGACATATAGACAAAATCTTTATGTGATATGGTTGATTTATAATGACTCTTTAGGTTTCCTCTAGGTTAGCAAAGGTGGTAAGCCAAATCCTGTTTTCCCCTAACCCTGAAACAATTTTAGATTTTACAAAACATATCTATTAATTttagattaataaataaatgaaaaaaactaaagCAAGAGACCCAGTCAGTCCACAATAAAAGAAATTGTCAGATCGCACAAACTTTTAACGGGTTCTACTCAGTCTGGCGTCTGGCTCTTTTTGGGctgctgtttttacttttcccATCTTCTCAAAATTCTTTTTACCTGATGTTGGAAAATGCTGCTCTGATTAATGAGTGCAAAGCATGATCACAATGTAATCAATGAGTTAATCATTGAGCTTAATCAGACACTGATTACTAGATTAGTTTAAATAGCTGCACACAAATTTGTGGCCTTTGCAGCATGGCGTAGCACCACGACTCATTTTGCCTGAAACTTAAGCCCATTAGTCTATTCTATAGAGGAGCTACAggaattattttgttattttgattttgagAAGAATCAGTTTTTATCTGAGAAATGGAGTCATCAATAGCAATAAATGCAAATTCCTTTACGAGCAGATTCTCCATtgtcatcatcaacatcatttttaattctttaaaaatgagCCACAGTATAAAAGGATGATAATCTCaaatcatttgatttgattctgtgATTGAACCTTTTTCAAGGTATGGCACTCTGTTGGAGCTGGGAGAGAAACGCAAGGACATGCTTGAGAAGAGCTGCAAGAAGTTCATGTTGTTCCGTGAGGCCAACGAGCTCCAGCAGTGGATCAACGAGAAGGAGAGCGCCCTCACTAATGAAGAGGTTGGCTCTGACCTGGAGCAGGTTGAGGTCCTGCAGAAGAAGTTTGACGACTTCCAGAAGGTACCGTCCACTCATGTTAATACTGTATTTCTGCTCATTTCTACACTCTTGTCTACTGTGTGAATTTGTACGTTTCATGCCTCACAGAAaacatcatgttgttgttttgttgggtTTAGGACCTGAAGGCCAACGAATCTCGTCTGAGGGACATCAACAAAGTGGCGTCTGAGCTGGAGTCTGAAGGTCTCATGGCTGAGGAGGCTCCCATGGTTCAGGCTCAGGTACCTTCTacttcctctgcatttttgtATGAACCAAGTTCcacactttaaaaataataaaatggaaattatgtccccccccccccctccctttgcAGCAACAAGAGCTTCTTGGCGCTGCTCCTGGCAAAGTTGTTAccatttctttgatttttttgatatttaaataatttttcaaataaatattacaacaaattaataaaacattaaaatgaatgtatcATGCCTTATTTCCTGAACAGGATGAAGCTGATTCCAAAACTGCATCACCGTGGAAGGTAAGCTTCTTCTGACTGTTTTAtcattcaaacatttgattGTTTCAGGACTAAATGCATCAACTCCAAAGAGTCTTGATCTGATACTGTAACTGTGCATGACTGTTCAGCATTGGTTTGATGTTCAATACTGGTGTGTCATGTCTGGAATTTACTGCAATCATACCCAAGGAGACATTCTAGTGGCATGGGGTTAATGTTATGTGTCCTCATGAAATATGATTAGACATCGATGAGACCGCCAGGAGCCTTTTTTAATCCCATGAATGTAAAGTGACATCTCATGATATCTCAATCATTGACAGATACTCTGTTTGATTCATCATAATTCAATGTTTGGGGCTGGTTGGGTGGTTCTACTCCAGCCATGGTTGCAGTTTTTACTATGTCCTGATTGGTGTAAAGTCTTGGTTGGTCTTAGGCGAACACCAAGACCAACCCTGGGAGTTTCCATAATCCTCTTGACTGGTGTGGTGTTTtctgttagttttttttgtcctgctctTTCCCACTTCTTTCTGCCATGTCTTATTCACTTGTGACTATAGAATATACGCTTGGCTGTTCAAACAACGGCTAACTTTAATACTATCAAGGTAAGATCGACTAGTCCACCCCAATCCCATTTTTAATCGTTCCTCCCCGACCTCCCCGTCCTGCATTGTGATCAGAAAACTAACCCCGTCGTCATGGCTTCATTGTCACGTGATCCGTATCTTCCTATTCTGTTACCCGACTCTAACTAGTTTTGTTTGATTCCCATGGCATCTGTTTGTCTTGTTATCATCCATTTTGATTGTTGACATACTGCATTGTACTACATGTACTACACATACATGTTATGTCTTAGCATCCTTTGTACATCCTGACTTCTTGatgttattttctgtctcataCTGTGTATGGTTCTTAACATGCATCCAGTCCTGTGCATCTCACTCCCATCATGCAcctgtctttgtttgctgtgtgtaaCCATCAAGCACACTATGCAAATGACCGCATGTccagcacatactgtatttgcCTGATTATATTTATCGTAAATATCTTTAATTTAACATTCCACATTCCATGTCTAAGTTTATCTGATGATAACGTTTAATGCTAATGACTTCATCATCACTCTCTAATTGAGGTTGTGTGTAGTTCACATACTGTACTACAAATCATTGTAAATTTGGACCAGAATAAACAGGCAGCAGAAGGAAAACTGTGAAGAGAGTGATCTAATACTGACTGCTTCGTGTGTAGGAGCTGAATAATCGCTGGCGGTCCCTGCAGCAGCTCGCTGAAGACAGGAGCAACATGCTGGGCAGTGCCCACGAGGTGCAGCGATTCCACAGGTATGAACCCAAGACTGTAAGACTGCACGTTCTCTCTAGATTTTTACCCTTtatagaaaacatttaaagtttaaactttataCTGATCGATTGTTTCAGAAACTGCCATAGAAACTTGTAACATTTTGTAAGAATGGTATATCATATAAAGTAATTAAATGTGCTCATGTGCTCACTTAATCACAAAACACCTCCAGATGTTTGAACATCCTTTACAGCATTGACTCGAGTTGTTTGTGCCTTCTCAGAGATGCAGATGAAACTAAAGAGTGGATCGAGGAGAAGAACCAGGCCCTCAACACTGACAACTACGGCCATGACTTGGCCAGTGTCCAAGCTCTGCAGCGCAAACATGAGGGCTTTGAGAGAGACCTGGCAGCCCTGGGTGACAAGGTCAGATTGTCTTTTAGTCATTTATATGAGGTTGTAGCTGATCTACAACCAAACCTCTGGGGAAAATCTTTTCTCTTGAGGCTTTTACTCATTTGTCTACTCCCCTGCACAGGTGAACTCTCTCGGAGAGACGGCAGAGCGTCTGATCCAGTCTCACCCTGAGGCTGTGGATGATATCCAGGAAAAGTGCACTGAGCTGAACACCGCCTGGAGCAGCCTGGTGGGTCGTGCTGACCAGCGCAAAGACAAGCTTGGCAACTCCCACGACCTGCAGCGCTTCCTCTCTGACTTTAggtgagaagagaggagaatgCCTCTGGGTCAGATTTGCTGATCGGGTGATGAACTGTTTGGAAATGAGTTCAgtttttttggaaaagaaaTGTCTAAGTTTACAAGATGTGTGGTGTaactcttctcttcctctacACAGGGATCTGATGTCCTGGATTAATGGCATCCGGGGGCTGGTGTCCTCAGAGGAGCTGGCCAAAGATGTGACTGGAGCCGAGGCCCTTCTGGAAAGACACCAGGTATAGAATTTGTAGAGACATGCAAGTGTCTGTGCAGATTTTTGCCCATGAAACACTGTCCATccaactttgttttctttttccgtCTTTTCAGGAACACCGCACAGAGATCGATGCTCGTGCAGGTACCTTCCAGGCCTTTGAACAGTTCGGTCAGCAGCTGCTGGTGCGAGGACACTATGCCACTCCTGAGATTCAGCAGAAATTGGAGGCTCTAGACCGCGAACGTGCTGACCTGGAGAAGGCCTGGGTGCAGCGTCGCATGATGTTGGACCAGTGCCTCGAGCTTCAGGTACTGATGTGATAAGACATGATACGACCAGTTAGAAGCAGTTATGATGTCACTGACAGCTGTCTTTGACCCTCCACTGATtgactgttgtgtttgtctccctGCAGCTCTTCAACAGGGACTGTGAGCAGGCTGAGAACTGGATGGCTGCTCGGGAAGCTTTCCTTGCCAGTGATGACAAGGGTGACTCCTTGGACAGTGTGGAGGCCCTCAtcaaaaaacatgaagactttGACAAGGCCATTAACGTGCAGGTCAGTAAGACGATTGGCTGCTCAGTGAAAGCTTTTAAGATTGATTGTAGTTTTGTTctgtaaatgatttaaaacGTTGGTGTACCTTACAGGAGGAGAAGATTGCTGCTCTGCAGTCCTTTGCTGACCAGCTGATTGGAGCTGACCATTACGCCAAACCTGAGATCTTCAACCGCCGCAATGAAGTTCTCGACAGGTAGGAAACATCTGGATTTTGAAATTCTGGATTTTCAGAATTTTGCATCACTTATTTATGTCATTCTACTTTACCACACAGAACAGGCACGATCAAGATGACACAATATGTTTAAGACTATTtaagaaacaacaaatgtttgtcCTGCACGTGAGACATGTCACATGATGATACACCTACAGTAGAAAGTGAACCACTGTGTCTAAGgcaaaacaacacaattttATCTAGTTAGAATAAAGTCCAAAAGAATGACACTGACAGATGGACAGTGTGAGTGACACTAGAAACTACACCCCAAAAATGTGACTAGGATCAGATCcagaccaggggcctcatgtacgaatacttgcatggatttcctactgaaacttggcgtacgccaaaacccggaaactgtcgtacgcacaaaaatattcagatgtatgaAAGTGTGCattcgcatggatccaagcacgtttcttttgtacatcccagtcaacgtggaattgagcgcacgtgcaactcctccctgtccacgccccaatttacatatgcaaatctatttaaataggccctggacctgagattcacctctttgccCGAccagataacgcgatgaacaaaggaaagaaaattaattttacagagtctgagctaaagattctagtgaatgaagtggagattctgtttggttccctgtcaacagggataaatatgaccaaaaaaagacatgagtgggagcgtgtgtgtgaggctgtaaatgccgtgggatccgagcagcgcacacacaggtgtggacaggtgtggcgctgcggctgaagaatactgaacactgggagacaatcaggggcttgttagaaagctctgcagctctaatttcaccagcagaaaataaagaaaactaaaaacatgatatttgaatgcgcacatgcccaaatatgcactggcacactggcacagcttctgggtaagtaaagagtttattcgtttaattatttcgtatgtaatccagcgttacattcaacagcattgtatgggaatctgatgtaccaggaagacattcggatgatttcgtcccacacagctggcatggctcggctcagggttaactggcacactcctgaccgatcggccagctcccgctggaatgcccctgttgccgggaaccccagcgtagtcaggcagccggcccgccggcccccgttgcactctagggccggccgcagctctgcgcacaactccagtaacactggccttggtaacccAAATcgtcttatgagccaattatcattgtttgcaagtaaatccatgCATTCCTTAAATCGTTCAcgtcggattgcaccatttacaaggtcctctaacaacgctaacgctgccattgttaatataattttcttcatcacattgcgcatgcttttatatccacctatataattgcaaacacgtgggtgtgttaattgttcatcagtgtgtctctgatgtgcacatcactctgatgactacttgttttcacattattaagagtttcccagcttcacctctaagtgtcgccaaaggaacaatagctgtagaaacgtgcgtacgacagctatgagattggcgtggggcacgcacatttctacgattgtttcacgtttgatacattgGAACGTGAGCGTGGAtaaggacgtacgccccttttttgtgcgtacgcatgctttgtacatgaggccccagttGTTTTGTGTAATTGAGGCTTTTCCCCTGAGACAGGACAGAGTCACCGAGTCATTTGTCATATACTAGGTGCTATACGCACTATGTAAACTAAAGGTTTGCATATGCTTGTGTTTAAGCtccttctttttcattttgtcgtTTGGAAGGTGGCGCCGGCTGAAGGCTCAGATGATTGAAAAGCGCTCTAAGCTGGGTGAATCCCAGACCTTGCAGCAGTTCAGTAGGGATGTGGATGAAATTGAGGCTTGGATCAGCGAGAAGCTGCAGACTGCAACTGATGAGTCCTACAAGGACCCTACCAACATCCAGGTACATATGTGGCTTCTAGTAGCACAGGCCCAACATACAGATACAGTTTTATATTAACACAATTACAAAATACTGTTTACACAGAGGTTAATGATTCTCGGGCAGACGGTTGAGCCCAAAAAATAAGTTAGTCGTGCGTGTTGTTGGCTAAATTAAAAATGCTAatatgttttgtcttgttttattgaCGATGCTCTTCTTTAACTGTGTCAAATCCGTCCCTGTGTCCTGTCTGAAGTGAGACTGAATCTTTCTCCCactgtcttattttttttcatagctGTCCAAGCTGCTGGTAAGTTTAAGTAGTGTGTCAGCTAACTAACAACTGAGCAGGTTATCCTCCATGTGTCCAcgtctttgctgtgtgtgtagaCACGACATAGAATAAACGCTCTGTTCATCTTGAGTTTGTCTCTCATCAGCACTGTTGAGTGCCAGCTTCTTTTCCACCTgggtttaatttttattaatttaagcAATTGGCCTTAattctgtcttcattttgtattttattctagGTTTGTTCTGTCATCGAAAGCTACTAGTTGTTGGGTGTGGCTTCCATATTTGTTTTCGGTTCCTGAAGGGGGGGTTATCTTCAGATTTGCTTCAAATATTTGATTCCACAGTCAAAATAGTCAGATTGGATCTTGAAATGAAAGTATAGCATGACACTGTAGTAAAATATGTTAGAAGCAGTCACACTAACATACACTAACATATATATTGAGGGCCAGCAGAGATATGGAAATGTAGAAAGATACAAACATGAAGCAACTTTGAAGTGACTCTTCCTTCTGgaagcagttttatttttatttttctttccaaagtTATTTCTGTTGCAGATGTTGTCCTCCACATTaccattttctgttgtttgttctgtgtaACTGTCGATGTCCGACACATTGTCTGTCATGGTCGGTGTCCTGTgttgaagtcattttttataTTCCACCTTGCAGTTTTTCAGTTCCACgcacaattttaaaaaatgaattcacaTTTAACACAAATGTTATCCTACTT includes:
- the sptan1 gene encoding spectrin alpha chain, non-erythrocytic 1 isoform X1, which translates into the protein MDTAGGKVLETAEDIQERRQQVLDRYRRFKELSIMRRQKLEDSYRFQFFRRDADELEKWIQEKLQIASDENYKDPSNLQGKLQKHQAFEAEVQANAGAIIKLDDTGNLMITEGHFASETIRTRLEELHRLWDLLLLRTKEKGMRLLQAQKLVQYLRECEDALDWITDKETMATSEELGQDLEHVELLQKKFEEFQTDLAAHEERVNEVNQLAAKLIQEAHPEAELIVRKQDEVNAAWQRLKGLAQQRQGKLFGAAEVQRFNRDVDETISWIKEKEQLMASDDFGRDLASVQALLRKHEGLERDLAALEDKVNTLGGDAERLQQTHPQNASQIHLKKDELITNWEQIRTLAAERHARLNDSYHLQRFTADFRDLTSWVTEMKALINADELANDVAGAEALLDRHQEHKGEIDAHEDSFRATDEGGQALLNTGHYASEEVKEKLGILSEEKESLLELWEVRRQQYEQCMDLQLFYRDTEQVDNWMSKQEAFLLNEDLGDSLDSVEALLKKHEDFEKSLSAQEEKITALDEFATKLIQNNHYAKEDVATRRDALLSRRNALHERAQSRRAALEDSFHLQQFFRDSDELKSWINEKMKTATDEAYKDPSNLQGKVQKHQAFEAELSANQSRIDALQKSGQELLDGKHYASTEVAGRMEEVSSQWKKLLEATELKGIKLREANQQQQFNRNVEDIELWLYEVEGHLASDDYGKDLTSVQNLQKKHALLEADVAAHQDRIDGITIQARQFQEAGHFDADNIRKKQEALVSRYEALREPMAARKQKLSDSLRLQQLFRDVEDEETWIREKEPIAASTNRGKDLIGVQNLLKKHQALQAEITGHEPRIKAVSQKGEAMVEEGHFAGEDVKAKLAELHGRWDTLKAKASQRRQDLEDSLQAQQYFADANEAESWMREKEPIVGSPDYGKDEDSAEALLKKHEALMSDLSAYGSSIQSLKEQAQSCRQQVAPTDDETGKELVLALYDYQEKSPREVTMKKGDILTLLNSTNKDWWKVEVNDRQGFVPAAYVKKLDPTQSSSRENLLDEHGSIALRQDQIENQLVTKEACSVSVRMKQVEELYGTLLELGEKRKDMLEKSCKKFMLFREANELQQWINEKESALTNEEVGSDLEQVEVLQKKFDDFQKDLKANESRLRDINKVASELESEGLMAEEAPMVQAQQQELLGAAPGKDEADSKTASPWKNIRLAVQTTANFNTIKELNNRWRSLQQLAEDRSNMLGSAHEVQRFHRDADETKEWIEEKNQALNTDNYGHDLASVQALQRKHEGFERDLAALGDKVNSLGETAERLIQSHPEAVDDIQEKCTELNTAWSSLVGRADQRKDKLGNSHDLQRFLSDFRDLMSWINGIRGLVSSEELAKDVTGAEALLERHQEHRTEIDARAGTFQAFEQFGQQLLVRGHYATPEIQQKLEALDRERADLEKAWVQRRMMLDQCLELQLFNRDCEQAENWMAAREAFLASDDKGDSLDSVEALIKKHEDFDKAINVQEEKIAALQSFADQLIGADHYAKPEIFNRRNEVLDRWRRLKAQMIEKRSKLGESQTLQQFSRDVDEIEAWISEKLQTATDESYKDPTNIQSKHQKHQAFEAELHANADRIRGVIDTGNALIQRGACAGSEDAVKARLSALDEQWQFLVNKSAEKSQKLKEANKQQNFNTGIKDFDFWLSEVEALLASEDYGKDLASVNNLLKKHQLLEADISAHEDRLKDLNGQADSLMASNAFDTSQVKDKRDAVNGRFTKIKSMAAGRRAKLNESHRLHQFFRDLDDEESWIKEKKLLVSSEDYGRDLTGVQNLRKKHKRLEAELGAHEPAIQSVLDTGKKLSDDNTIGQEEIQQRLAQFVDHWKELKDLSGARGQRLEESLEYQQFVANVEEEEAWINEKLNLVGSEDYGDTLAAVQGLLKKHEAFETDFTVHRDRVNDVCANGEELIKKNNHHVDNISAKMSALRGKVSELERAAAQRKAKLDENSAFLQFNWKADVVESWIGEKENSLKTDDYGRDLSSVQTLLTKQETFDAGLQAFQQEGITNITALKDQLLAAKHVQSKAIEARHAALMKRWNQLLSNSAARKKKLLEAQEHFRKVEDLFLTFAKKASAFNSWFENAEEDLTDPVRCNSLEEIRALREAHEAFRSSLSSAQADFNQLAELDQQIKSYQVVSNPYTWFTMEALEETWRNLQKIIKERELELQKEQRRQEENDKLRQEFAQHANAFHQWLQETRTYLLDGSCMVEESGTLESQLEATKRKHQEIRAMRSQLKKIEDLGAAMEEALILDNKYTEHSTVGLAQQWDQLDQLGMRMQHNLEQQIQARNTTGVTEEALKEFSMMFKHFDKEKSGRLNHQEFKSCLRSLGYDLPMVEEGEPDPEFEAILDTVDPNRDGNVSLQEYMAFMISRETENVKSSEEIESAFRALSTENKPYVTKEELYQNLTKEQADYCLSHMKPYLDSKGRELPSAFDFVEFTRSLFVN